A portion of the Lolium rigidum isolate FL_2022 chromosome 1, APGP_CSIRO_Lrig_0.1, whole genome shotgun sequence genome contains these proteins:
- the LOC124684359 gene encoding protein transport protein Sec61 subunit gamma: MDAVDSVVDPLREFAKDSVRLVKRCHKPDRKEFTKVAARTAIGFVVMGFVGFFVKLIFIPINNIIVGSG, translated from the exons ATGGACGCCGTCGACTCCGTGGTGGACCCCCTCCGCGAGTTCGCCAAGGACAGCGTCCGCCTCGTCAAGCGCTGCCACAAGCCCGACCGCAAGG AGTTCACCAAGGTGGCGGCGCGGACGGCGATCGGCTTCGTCGTCATGGGCTTCGTCGGATTCTTCGTCAAGCTCATCTTCATCCCCATCAACAACATCATCGTCGGATCCGGCTAG